From the genome of Platichthys flesus chromosome 10, fPlaFle2.1, whole genome shotgun sequence:
GGAGCTCCCTGATCTGCAGCACAAAGACAACTTCAGTGAAAAATCACACACCAGCGCAGCAACAGAGCAAAACCGGGTTATAGTCAAATTTGCTggttcaaaagtgttttttttaaatatggttttaGACAAAGAGCTCAGAGTTCATGCCTGTTTCCCGAGAGGGTAGCGAGGTAATGACGAGGCCAGCGTGTGGAGGCACCTCAGGACGGGGTAGTAGTTCTTGTGGTATTTGCAAAGGACTTTTATCAGCCTCTGACACACATCCTGAAAACAGAGGGTCAGCTGAGGTGTTAGATTGGGGCCAGATATCTGCATTATTCTTGGCTAATGCCtcaggaggagagaaaatacaaataatgtaCCTTTAAATAACCATCATCCTTCAACAGACGAAACTGTTCCTCAGTTTCCTGCCGCTCTACATACCTGGGAAAAAAGGTTTGAACATTTGAAAAGGTGAAAAGCAAGTGTTCACAAAATTCAAAAGCAATTTTGTTATTGAAACGTTTTCAATTCTacatagaaataaagaaataaatcttTGGACACAGGTGAAATACAAATTGGGTTTGTACCTCCTGAACGACGGCAGCTGCCTGATCCTCTCCATGTCGCGGACACTGAGCTGTGTCACGTTCAGAAGAGCCTCCTTCTTCGCACAGCACAAAACGCTCAGAGGCTGCGAGTGAAAGTGCTCCAGCAGAGCCAGCTGCACAAAGTAACACACATAAAGTCGCACCCACACAAAGTTTTTCTCAGTCAATTCTTCAGACGAGGCGACAAAAGCAGAGGGAAGACTGGTAAAGCATTTAGGAGGATCTCTGTACCTGAACCCCCTTGATGAAGTTTCTCACTGAGAAGTCGTGGTAGAGGAAAATGCTGATCAGCACCTGCATCACTTTGCCATTGAGCTTAAACGGGAACTGATGTGTCAGGATAAACTGGAAGTagacaagacaaaaaaacataatataataaactTCTAAATCAAATAATCCAATGATATGTTAAAAAagccattatttatttatcggCTGTTTATTAACAAAGGAAATACTTGTTGACAAGTGAAGGGAAGTTGATGCGTGAAATGGAGAAGCGGGTCAGTGCGGCGTTAACTATAATATGGACGTTGTATCGGACGTTGTGGTGAAGAAGGAGCTGAGCTGTAAGGTTTGCTGGTTGATCAATGTTCTAACCCAACATACCTTGTCTATGACTGTGGCCAGATGCTGGGTGCAGGACAGGGACTGGAAGAGCTCTATGCACAGCAGGGAGGACACAGAGTGAGGCAACATGTGCTGGATGGTGCTGGGTGACGTGGCGATGCCGAAGATGAACATCAGCGGCAGACGTTCGATGTACAGACTGCAGAGTAGAGACAAGAGTCGACTTAATGAAGATTCTTCAGGCGGCTGCAAAAGCAGATTTGTATAGGATCTCAATAAAACAATGATCCAATCGCATTTAAAGATTGGTTCAACTCAGGAGTTCATGGTTACCTGCAGATGAGGATGAAGGTTTGAAGAACCCTTGGATTGAAAGCCTCCAagtctttaaaaataattacGACAGGAGGCTGTTGTTGCTCATCTTTGGCTGGAGAACTTCGCTTCTTTCCAGGAGTACCACCGCTGGATTTCTGACATAGATATaaacatgcatttttaaatatcagCTGAAAAAACTTAATTTCATCCAGCTACACCTTCCATACTCAcctttctttttgtgttgtacCAGTCGCACAGTGTACCGAGGGAGCAGTGGGCACCCTTGAGGAGCGGAGCACTCGTCtgctcagcctcctcctcttcctcctcatcatcatccatgGCCACATCTGTGCCTGTTAACTTCTCCAGCACCCTCTTCATCAAATGTTTCAATGCTGAAATGATGAAGTAGAAATATAAACTTGAAAGCTCGAACTGAGAGGCCTTCAGTAGAGGCCCAATAGTCCACTTAAAACCAACAAATCTGAACTAAATCAAACGcaatcatagatatcagtcccctgaataagcccgattcTTTCACCAAGATCTATTtattatttcctgggaaaatGGGGAAAATGGGGAAAAtggggaaaatgtcaaaaacaccaCATCTCACAATTTTAATAAAGtgaattcctggatctgctcctaTGATCCGGATCTGCATCAACATTTAacgggttcttccctgacactcacacatccatccaaagggtttcatggaaatctgtgtAATTGTTATTATGTAATAAagctttcaaacaaacaaaccaagcaacaaacaaacagacagctgtgaaaacaaatctcCTTGGCGgagatgtaaaaacaaacagtttcttAAATGGAGGCTCTTACTTCCACACTCCTTGGCCTGGACCGAGGCCACATGAGGGGTGACAGACTGCTGGAGCTGCTCCGACAGACTCTGGAAGGTCATGTCATGATCTGGGACGTTCACACCTGCAGAGGGCAAGGTAGGACAAGCGAGTCAGGCTAAATGTATTAAGCCctcaaaagacaaagagaaaagatgaTGACTATAGAGTCAGCAAACGTCTGTGTACCAAGGACTAGAGCTGCAGTGGGTATCTCACTGGCTCTCATCTTCGACGCCCAGTCACTGTGTTGACGCGTGGAAGAGCATTTCCTGGTTAGGTCCAACAAACTGTCCAGGACTTTCCTGTTGAGCTCATCCTGTAAGACCTTCCgtgcaggaaaagaaaatatggTGAATATAGTCTTCTTACTTAAATGCACTTAGTGGATACAGCAGTTTGTTCAAAATCTGTTGAACAGTGCAAAGCGTTTGAAAATGTATCTTGTCGTTCTTCTAAAGGGACCCAGTGGTAATGTGATGATGATATATTTtacctctgtgtctgttttgattCGCTCCCACAGAAGCTGACAGAGCTTGAATCGCACTTCACTGTTTTCAGCACCTTCACAGCCGTCAGTGAAATGGTCctctgaggaggaaacaaggCAAACAGGAGAATACGTTTTTATTAAGTATAAGTATCATTTGTCAGATGTAAGATAACACAGAGTTGGTGGTACATTGAAAAGAAGACCATTGTAcgttaaaaataatacaaagaaataaaatccaGCTCAATATCAAATACTATACCATTCTCTTTATTAAGACGACAAGgaggaaataaatcaaacagagtTCAATATAAATAAGACTAATATTAAATACAATGCTACTATatgaagataaacaaaacatttaataaaatatagagctcaatataaataaaataaatatgagatACAATACTAAGATATGAAGATACAAAGAGAACATAGAATAAATACatcaatataaatcaaatcaaatagaaAACTATTGAGCGAGAGGATGTGAGTGACATGTGAACAAGAGGTTGTGGTTTTTAAAATCACGTGTCACGTGGCAGCTTTAAACAAACGACACCTTCTTCTCGATCTGAGCAGAACTCACCTAAactcagctgcttcttcttcttcgcactcggtttgaaaacaaaacagcccTGAAACGTCAGCGGCCATAACGTGAgtcaacagcaacaacacacagaggaactttGACGCCATGTTTACGTGACTTGTAAATTCAGAATGGGTCTTTACCTTCGACACAGATGAAGTCGACATGTCTGGACAGTTTTATATCAGAGTTCAACGCTGGAAGTTTAGTGGAAagaaaatgtggatttaaaatGACGGCAGCTACCACCTCCCGCCAACGTGACGTAGCCGGAAGAGGCTGTGTTCAGATGTAGACGGCTGTTCCGCTGTGTTCACAAGTTTGACTTCTAAATTCTTAAGTCTCATGATAAAGTAAAGTTACGGTCATACCCATGTTTCAAAATTATAAACTGACATGTGACCGTGAGCCTTTTGTTAATTTAAGTAGAATCTCTGTAGTTTTAGACGCTGTGGTTTGTTTCTGTTGAACAGTGATGTTCTTGAACACCCTCCTTGTAGCAGTCTCACTCATATCCTTAGATGGCAGAAAAATTGAAATATGATGCTCCCACATTCTtctaatacatttatattaaaacattcataatttaaaaagtTATGTTTACAGCTTCATACTTTTATTTCGTAGTGTATTGTTGGTATATATATTTAGCTGCATGTCAGCATTTCATTTGAATGGactgtatattatatttaagGTCTCATAAAAcaaggaaggaaaacagagctttcagtattttatttaatcctCTTGGTGTTTATTGAGATAAATATTTATGATACAACTTTATTATAGGGTTCTGTGTATTAATGAATTCTGCTAACTTAATATGCATAATAAATCatctaaatattttttgtataatGAATAGTAGCAAACTTGTgctttaagtaaaaaaaaacagggggaCAGTGTACTAATGTCAGTATCCTGATGAGTAAATGTTATCTATTGTAATCTAAAGTCTATAGAATATCAGAGACAAATACTTGCCGACcatattttacaaaaaagaaaatggtaacatttttaaaaagtaacattttattGAACACTTTGTGGAAGACATGTAAATATTACAGATAGGTCTACTAGTGTTGAAAAaggataaaataaatacaaacagaacTTGAAATCCCATAGggatatataaaaacatagtttttctttaaaagtctCCATttagcaaaagaaaaaaaaaacatcttcagtACTAAGCATAAATACAAACAAGTTTCTAAAATCTATGCCCTAAAGATTACCTGGTTATTATATCTAACATACATAGTTAAAATCATCCAAGACATTATTTCTTTAAGTACAAAATAGGCCGTCTCATTGTAATCTGTGACCGTGAGTGTGAACAACTGGAAATCTGGTGCATTAACAAATCATTCTGCAGCATAACTTCTCAAATCCTGAGTGAGATTGAGTTGAGAACGAAGTACGGGGCTATGATCCACTGTTCAGCCACTTTTTGATCATGACCATGGGCTTCATGTCTTGTAGCTGCTTTAGCAACAGATCAGCACcgtctgaaaatgttttatccATCACTATCTTGACATTGTTTACCGATTTTAGATTAAGTGGGTTTCTGAAGTCTACCAGATTTTCACAGCCCCTAAACTCATCAGTTATTTTACTCTTCATCGCGGATCTTTGTTTGTGAGTTTGCTGTCTTTTGGACGGCAGCTCGGCACCAGGTTTGTCACTTGATTTCCGTTTGGAAGAGTGGGTGGACTCTGAGGTTTCCAAGAACTTAAGGAAGGAGTCCTCAAGTCCTAAAGGCTTGAAAGACCCTGACATAACCACATCGTCATGTTGTTCTTGGGCTGTGGGGGTACCAGGATTTGAGTTCTCTCTCGAACTGTTAACAGTCAAACGATTCCTAAGGGATTGCATCCTTTCCGGACAGGCTGGTGTTGGACGTGCAGGTTTTCTGGGACGCCCTCTTTTCACTCCGCATTCTGTCCCAGTGGAAGCTTGAGATTCTGCACTATCGTCGTTGGAAAGCTTGCTGTCTTCTTGGCTTGCGCTGTCCATCAGATCATCCATTTTCTCGTCACTGGACTTCTCCGCCTCTTCTGGCTCCGTCTCCTCGGAGGACGAACTTGACGCACCCTCAGATTTATTTGCATCTTTGAATCTGGCGCGCGAGTACTTTTTGCAGAAAATGAACTGACTCCTCTGGTCTTCAATGTATCTTTCTGTGAGGCCATGAGTGGTGTAATGCTTGAATATATTCCTCTCAGCCCGCTCAACTGCATCACAGCCTATGATCATGCACGGGTACTGCAGCGCAGACTTCTTGGTGCACATAGCTGATGCCTCCTCGTGGGATTTTAGTGTTGGTTTCCCGAAACTAGTCCAATGTTCAATGGACttggcttctttctttttagagtttttcttcttcattttgaatttgttttccacATTCTCTTTCCCATTAGACTCTGTGAAAAGCCCGAAGGATTTGGTCCTTCTCCCGTCACTTGCTCTGGGATCATAAACATATTCGTGCTTTTTGATCAGGTGGCGGAGGAGGTTGGACTTTGTAGTGTATATGCGGTCGCATCCATCATATTCGCACCTGTAGGTTGTATCAACTGAGCCGCTCTCAGTGATGGCGATTTCCTTGTGGTAATTCTTAATGTGCTCGATGTACTTTTCCACAGAGGTGAAGGGGAGATCGCAATCGGGCCGGTCACAGTTGAAAGTCGCTATGGTCATGCTGGCCATCATGGCCGTAGCTTTGTCTCGGGTGAACTTGTGAAGTAAGAGGTAATGCTGCACTAACCGTGTGATTCCCATGAACACCCTGGAGCAGTTTTTCACTTGACACCTGACTTCATTGTCTTTCCCTATGCTCGGACTGCTCTCTTCTCCATTTTCAACGCTGGTCATTTCAGGCTCCGTCTCGGGTTTGGCGGCGGGTAGCGTTGCCTGATGCATAGCCCGGTAGTGGAGAATCAGATTTTGCTGAATGGTGAACGCAGCGGTACATCCTTCATGGACACAGCGATATGGTCTGTACGGACTGTACGCGTCTAATGCCTCACACATTTTGAGGCTCAGCTTTTTCTGaagtttctctttcctctgggAATCGTCCTTAGTTGGCGTGTTTTTGGAGCTGCTGGGTTTCTccggggaggaagaggaagatgcagTGGGAGAGCTGAACTTTCGCTCCCTCACTTTGCTCGATGCTGGATCAGATCTTCCTCGCTGCTCCTTTTCTTTGCCAAGTGGACTGAGTTTCTCTTTTAGATTAGATTTATGTTTCCCATCTGGACTCTGGTTTACAGCAGCCACTGTAGGTTGCTCGGGGGTTTTATCAGGGCCTGGTGCCGCCTCGCTGAATGATCCCTCGTTCAGATAGTTCTGAGGTGATGGCAGTCTTGTAACCGTTAACACATTAGGTGGCACGCCCTCTTTTACTGCAACTCCTGGTGAAGTGATGTGATGAACTGCAGGATAGTTTTCATTGTCTATCTGAGGTGCAATTGCAATGTCAAGCGGTTCTTGTTTGATAGCTGGTATCACAGGTGCAGGCTGCGACGTGGAGCTGGTGTTGGCATCAGTGGCTGCAGGGCTTTTTATCGCATCATCTTGGCTCAGTCTAAATGTACGCCTGTTTCGAGCAGTCATTTTTAGCTTCTGCATTTCTGCCTTAGACAATCGATGGACTTTTTCATAGTGAATTCTCAAGCCTGTGGTTCTGGTGAACGTTTTGGGGCAAATCTGACAAGGGTACGGGGACAGTTTGGATGgtgttcttttcatttcctctatCATTTCATTAGAGTAATCGTGCATTTTACACAAGTGTTTGAAAAGCGCCTCCTTTGTCATGAAGGAACAATCACAATCTTCCTGGTCACATTTAAAAGGTTTAGGTATCTTTTCAGTGGGCTTGTCATTACTTTTACTCAGgcttttacttttttctctgTCAGCGGCTTTGTCAATATCCCTGACTTTTTGCTCGGAGGACAGTGCGTTCCGCATCTTCTCTTGAGCAGCCTCAATCAAATCCAATCTTTGAAAGGCATGTGAGATTTCCATCAGGTGATCCTCTTGATAAGGTACAGCGAGGGCTGGATTAGTCATCTCTGCAGCCTTCCCCTGCTGGTTTTCAGGAGGGAAGGAGTTGGGGTAGTCCATTATATTTGTAGTTTGGGGCTCCTGTTTCAACACCATTGGTGAAGTCAAAGTTGTCAAGCTACAGGATTCCTGGGAGAAATCACCATTGTTAAACGTCGCTCCATTAGTGTCAGGGACAAGCGGGTCATTGAGGAAATCCAGAAATGACATGGGCAGATCAGCCGTCAGGTCGATCTCATCTACGGGTCTGCACTGCGAGCGTTTTGACAGGTGACCTCCAAGAGATTTGGTGCTGGAGAACTCCCTGAAGCATCTCCTGCAGATGACTTTGCCATCCTTGATGATAGCGGGCCATTTGGTTCGCTTGCTCAACCTGCTGCGTTTTCCTTTCTGCGGGTCGGGTTCGCTGGCCTTTTCTTCTGCCAGGATGGCATCACACTCCGCACTAGGACAGTCCTCATCGTAAGGGAAATCTGTGTTGACGGCACTATGTGGACTGAGCATGCCATCCCTAGAGTTTTCCATCTGATCATAACCAGGGGTTGATATATTCTCTGTTTTAACAATGTCAAGTGTGGGTTTTAATGCAGCCTGGGGCTCTGGGCTGAGACATTTCATGGGAATATTGACCGATGAGCTTTGAGCATTACACGAGTTTTCACTCTGAGCATATGGAGTGTGGTAACCTCCTTCAGAGAGGCTGTCAATAGTTGAGATGCTGTTTCCATTATCCAACTGTGCTGTCAAACTTGCACTGTTTTTTCTCATATCTCCAGCGTCTCTGCTACCTTCAGCATGCACAAGTCCAAACTGATTCCCTCCGTTATGCATTTGCCCTCCGTTATCAAGCATCAGAGAACTAGACACATACTGAGACATCAAACTGGACTCTGAAGGAGCCTGTGACATAGTGTGACCGATATTAGCTGCCATTGAATGATCTCTATCAGATGGAAGAGATGCCGTGGCCTGATAGGGGTCTGCCTGCCACTGAGGGTAGCTGCGGGAGGGGTAGTCATTCATGTTAAAGCCATCTGGATAGCTGTTATTCACGGGAGGTGAAGACCATGACTGGGGCATGTCTGACTGCATCATTCCACTGGGATTGTTTGAGCTCCCCCATGACGGGTACAGTGTGGGGTTCACCATTGGAGTGATCGGCACAGGCTCCATTGATCCCGGATAACATTGGGCAGGTGACGTTGAACATCCCACTGGGTAATCCATTTGCTGCACCTTGGGTTTATTGCATAGTACTCCTGGCTGATTTGACGGCTTGTTTCCCAGGTTCTGGGACGGGCTTGGTGAAGCTGGTCCACTCGGGATCTTTTTTGCTGTGATTTTGGCCactttgttgtatttctttgccaaCTTCCAGTCTTCAAATATTTGAGGGTGCTGCTTCTTCACATGCCTAGAAAGACTTTTGTTTGTACTGTAAGCCCTTGTGCATTCGCTATATGTGCAGCAGTGCAGGTTCTCCTCACTACCGGCACTACCAGAAGCAGTGCTGGAAGGATATCCCTGCATCGAGCTGGGAATTTCTGTCTTGATTTGACTCGGGGAGATGATCTGTAGTATCGCTTTTGGAAATTCACTACCATGTACATTATTGTTATGCCCCTCTCCCGGCTGACTTGCCACAGGGTTTGCTGCTGCGGGGACAGGATATTCAGAAGGCATCTCAACTATCCCTGGCACCTTTTCTTGTACGCGCGGAGCCTC
Proteins encoded in this window:
- the orc3 gene encoding origin recognition complex subunit 3 isoform X1 — translated: MSTSSVSKGCFVFKPSAKKKKQLSLEDHFTDGCEGAENSEVRFKLCQLLWERIKTDTEVLQDELNRKVLDSLLDLTRKCSSTRQHSDWASKMRASEIPTAALVLGVNVPDHDMTFQSLSEQLQQSVTPHVASVQAKECGTLKHLMKRVLEKLTGTDVAMDDDEEEEEEAEQTSAPLLKGAHCSLGTLCDWYNTKRKKSSGGTPGKKRSSPAKDEQQQPPVVIIFKDLEAFNPRVLQTFILICSLYIERLPLMFIFGIATSPSTIQHMLPHSVSSLLCIELFQSLSCTQHLATVIDKFILTHQFPFKLNGKVMQVLISIFLYHDFSVRNFIKGVQLALLEHFHSQPLSVLCCAKKEALLNVTQLSVRDMERIRQLPSFRRYVERQETEEQFRLLKDDGYLKDVCQRLIKVLCKYHKNYYPVLRCLHTLASSLPRYPLGKQIRELHLICLEKNVWENEDYQSAMKLLKMLAKEELVMLLQRCAEILQQVKSKKMKKALVQLEEMLTKFKQLDTAAATAAVESVPDVEESFTSPVKNLQKKTDLFQLQKTLLELNESRRSKKLSPFEALRNEAIDFIDGLVKSHLSPPESQTLNEVCYYSSSATVRRHLNATPRTSIQAALNTPYYYIQNDRLKTEDGSVSNAAPDICIAYKLHLECGRLINLFDWLEAYATVVSGAEGNDPDSEDFGKVDQVKHARFIQAVSELEFLGFIKSTKQKTDHVARLTWGGC
- the orc3 gene encoding origin recognition complex subunit 3 isoform X2, whose product is MSTSSVSKGCFVFKPSAKKKKQLSLEDHFTDGCEGAENSEVRFKLCQLLWERIKTDTEVLQDELNRKVLDSLLDLTRKCSSTRQHSDWASKMRASEIPTAALVLGVNVPDHDMTFQSLSEQLQQSVTPHVASVQAKECGTLKHLMKRVLEKLTGTDVAMDDDEEEEEEAEQTSAPLLKGAHCSLGTLCDWYNTKRKKSSGGTPGKKRSSPAKDEQQQPPVVIIFKDLEAFNPRVLQTFILICSLYIERLPLMFIFGIATSPSTIQHMLPHSVSSLLCIELFQSLSCTQHLATVIDKFILTHQFPFKLNGKVMQVLISIFLYHDFSVRNFIKGVQLALLEHFHSQPLSVLCCAKKEALLNVTQLSVRDMERIRQLPSFRRYVERQETEEQFRLLKDDGYLKDVCQRLIKVLCKYHKNYYPVLRCLHTLASSLPRYPLGKQIRELHLICLEKNVWENEDYQSAMKLLKMLAKEELVMLLQRCAEILQQVKSKKMKKALVQLEEMLTKFKQLDTAATAAVESVPDVEESFTSPVKNLQKKTDLFQLQKTLLELNESRRSKKLSPFEALRNEAIDFIDGLVKSHLSPPESQTLNEVCYYSSSATVRRHLNATPRTSIQAALNTPYYYIQNDRLKTEDGSVSNAAPDICIAYKLHLECGRLINLFDWLEAYATVVSGAEGNDPDSEDFGKVDQVKHARFIQAVSELEFLGFIKSTKQKTDHVARLTWGGC
- the znf292a gene encoding zinc finger protein 292a, translating into MAEGETEKEYDTRKAIEQLRERFQGLSAALGESPRSPPEASLLFCQDFCQVMVEHAGRWKTDEDPLPLLEVYTVAILSFAKAASCLSSECENVPLLLEKLALSCAELLLLLPHHVPGALWEEFQSSMKLAHSLLQESGSTQLCLLAVLAQQDGVWSNTTLSSILSNQNPQTEQVHEYLELEGPTLLNMRIKHLIKLDSVDKAAVLAKMCSEYPGYEGKGNFKQTYLLCVCMTKNQEQLMEEIASIDCKDALEMICNLESEGDEKGALCLCSAFLKRQLLQGEVYCAWELTLFWSKLLMRSESSAETLLGQGKEMALLCRSVCHILFLIKVIQNEVGEVGLPVCVEMCIQALKMTSSDHKDSNSTICKTISCILPTDLEVKRACQLTEFLLQPTVDSYYAVESLYNEPDQKPEEDGSLRVPNSLRCELLLALKTQWPFDPEFWDWKTLKRNCLALMGEEAAIVSSIDTLNDTDDQEVESALGKLPEYRDLEDFLLTTTNELNEITDEREKNREAKKLREKGFVSARFRNWRAYMQYCVLCDKEFLGHRIVRHAQKHFKDGVYLCPICADSFESREVLEPHVASHVKQSCKERLAAMKAARKVTKTPQSPKSPAKNSKVAAKTCMSPVKIDSHVGDQLASSVKIEQTTSDTQISQDCFCPVKNCSKAFKFFRNLMAHVRSHKDDEEAMRFLEIQKQKVVCQYCRRQFVNVRHLNDHLQMHCGTKPYICIQLDCKANFNSNSELLMHRKTHPEFKAQCMFPNCGNVFSEAYLLYDHEAQHYLTYTCPTENCGKIFYSQSQFLSHQENHCANDTMNNLPFTNQNPPVTPKVQPPPQSTPREEDTCSVVDGHEKVSTGAYMDEPSQADTSPCRSPDVSNDATRLRVKHSVASMLNPGGDYEMNEPEKCFTPLTKPHTAPADAKLPPEAPRVQEKVPGIVEMPSEYPVPAAANPVASQPGEGHNNNVHGSEFPKAILQIISPSQIKTEIPSSMQGYPSSTASGSAGSEENLHCCTYSECTRAYSTNKSLSRHVKKQHPQIFEDWKLAKKYNKVAKITAKKIPSGPASPSPSQNLGNKPSNQPGVLCNKPKVQQMDYPVGCSTSPAQCYPGSMEPVPITPMVNPTLYPSWGSSNNPSGMMQSDMPQSWSSPPVNNSYPDGFNMNDYPSRSYPQWQADPYQATASLPSDRDHSMAANIGHTMSQAPSESSLMSQYVSSSLMLDNGGQMHNGGNQFGLVHAEGSRDAGDMRKNSASLTAQLDNGNSISTIDSLSEGGYHTPYAQSENSCNAQSSSVNIPMKCLSPEPQAALKPTLDIVKTENISTPGYDQMENSRDGMLSPHSAVNTDFPYDEDCPSAECDAILAEEKASEPDPQKGKRSRLSKRTKWPAIIKDGKVICRRCFREFSSTKSLGGHLSKRSQCRPVDEIDLTADLPMSFLDFLNDPLVPDTNGATFNNGDFSQESCSLTTLTSPMVLKQEPQTTNIMDYPNSFPPENQQGKAAEMTNPALAVPYQEDHLMEISHAFQRLDLIEAAQEKMRNALSSEQKVRDIDKAADREKSKSLSKSNDKPTEKIPKPFKCDQEDCDCSFMTKEALFKHLCKMHDYSNEMIEEMKRTPSKLSPYPCQICPKTFTRTTGLRIHYEKVHRLSKAEMQKLKMTARNRRTFRLSQDDAIKSPAATDANTSSTSQPAPVIPAIKQEPLDIAIAPQIDNENYPAVHHITSPGVAVKEGVPPNVLTVTRLPSPQNYLNEGSFSEAAPGPDKTPEQPTVAAVNQSPDGKHKSNLKEKLSPLGKEKEQRGRSDPASSKVRERKFSSPTASSSSSPEKPSSSKNTPTKDDSQRKEKLQKKLSLKMCEALDAYSPYRPYRCVHEGCTAAFTIQQNLILHYRAMHQATLPAAKPETEPEMTSVENGEESSPSIGKDNEVRCQVKNCSRVFMGITRLVQHYLLLHKFTRDKATAMMASMTIATFNCDRPDCDLPFTSVEKYIEHIKNYHKEIAITESGSVDTTYRCEYDGCDRIYTTKSNLLRHLIKKHEYVYDPRASDGRRTKSFGLFTESNGKENVENKFKMKKKNSKKKEAKSIEHWTSFGKPTLKSHEEASAMCTKKSALQYPCMIIGCDAVERAERNIFKHYTTHGLTERYIEDQRSQFIFCKKYSRARFKDANKSEGASSSSSEETEPEEAEKSSDEKMDDLMDSASQEDSKLSNDDSAESQASTGTECGVKRGRPRKPARPTPACPERMQSLRNRLTVNSSRENSNPGTPTAQEQHDDVVMSGSFKPLGLEDSFLKFLETSESTHSSKRKSSDKPGAELPSKRQQTHKQRSAMKSKITDEFRGCENLVDFRNPLNLKSVNNVKIVMDKTFSDGADLLLKQLQDMKPMVMIKKWLNSGS